Proteins encoded in a region of the Equus asinus isolate D_3611 breed Donkey chromosome X, EquAss-T2T_v2, whole genome shotgun sequence genome:
- the GPR101 gene encoding probable G-protein coupled receptor 101: MPAQSLHPVSHPPAIAMTTTCTNSTRESNSSHACMPLSKMPISLAHGIIRSSVLLIFLTASFVGNIVLGLVLQRKPQLLQVTNRFIFNLLVTDLLQISLVAPWVVATSVPFFWPLNSHFCTALVSLTHLFAFASVNTIIVVSVDRYLSIIHPLSYPAKMTSRRGYLLLYGTWIVAILQSTPPLYGWGQAAFDERNALCSMIWGASPSYTILSVVSFIIIPLFVMIACYSVVFGAARRQHALLYNVKSHSLEVRAKDRVENENEEGEERKDEFHGQDEGEVKAKEGSIKAEEDDSMKAKKGSVDTSEASVEATGSKEVRESSLVASEGSMEGKEGGTEIESSVKADKGRREVHQCNIDLGEDDMDFGEDDIHFSEDDIEAVNIPESFPASRRNSNSDPPLPRCYQCKAAKVIFLIIFSYVLSLGPYCFLAVLAVWVDVQTKVPQWVITIIIWLFFLQCCIHPYIYGYMHKAIKKEIQDMLKKFFCKEKPPKEDSHPDLPGTEAGTEGGTEGKTVPSHDSATSL, translated from the coding sequence ATGCCGGCTCAGAGCCTGCACCCTGTCTCACACCCGCCTGCCATCGCCATGACGACCACCTGCACCAACAGCACGCGCGAAAGCAACAGCAGCCACGCGTGCATGCCCCTGTCCAAAATGCCCATCAGCCTGGCTCACGGCATCATCCGCTCGAGCGTGCTTCTCATCTTCCTCACCGCCTCATTCGTAGGCAACATAGTGCTGGGGCTCGTGTTGCAGCGCAAGCCGCAGCTGCTGCAGGTGACCAATCGCTTCATCTTTAACCTCCTCGTCACCGACCTGCTGCAGATTTCGCTCGTGGCCCCCTGGGTGGTGGCCACCTCCGTGCCTTTCTTCTGGCCCCTCAACAGCCACTTCTGTACCGCCCTGGTTAGCCTCACTCACCTGTTCGCCTTCGCCAGTGTCAACACCATTATTGTGGTGTCAGTGGATCGCTACCTGTCCATCATCCACCCTCTCTCCTACCCGGCCAAGATGACCTCGCGCCGGGGTTACTTGCTCCTCTATGGCACCTGGATCGTGGCCATCCTGCAGAGCACACCCCCACTCTATGGCTGGGGCCAGGCTGCCTTTGACGAGCGCAATGCCCTCTGCTCCATgatctggggggccagccccagctatACCATTCTCAGTGTAGTGTCCTTCATCATCATTCCACTGTTTGTCATGATTGCCTGCTACTCTGTGGTGTTTGGTGCAGCCCGGCGGCAGCATGCTCTGCTATACAACGTCAAGAGCCACAGCTTGGAGGTTCGAGCCAAGGACCGTGTGGAGAATGAGAatgaagaaggagaggagaggaaggatgaGTTCCATGGCCAGGATGAAGGTGAGGTCAAGGCCAAGGAGGGCAGTATCAAGGCAGAAGAGGATGACAGCATGAAGGCCAAGAAAGGGAGCGTGGATACCAGTGAGGCGAGCGTGGAGGCCACGGGCAGCAAGGAGGTCAGAGAAAGCAGCTTGGTGGCCAGCGAAGGCAGCATGGAGGGTAAGGAAGGCGGCACCGAAATTGAGAGCAGCGTGAAGGCAGACAAGGGCCGCAGAGAGGTCCACCAGTGCAACATCGACTTGGGTGAAGATGACATGGATTTTGGTGAGGATGACATCCATTTCAGTGAGGATGACATCGAGGCAGTGAACATCCCAGAAAGTTTCCCAGCCAGTCGTCGAAACAGCAACAGCGACCCTCCTCTGCCCAGGTGCTACCAGTGCAAAGCTGCTAAAGTGATCTTCCTCATCATTTTCTCCTACGTGCTGTCCCTGGGGCCCTACTGCTTTCTAGCGGTCCTGGCCGTGTGGGTGGATGTCCAAACCAAGGTACCCCAGTGGGTGATCACCATAATAATCTGGCTTTTCTTCCTGCAGTGCTGCATCCACCCCTACATCTATGGCTACATGCACAAGGCCATCAAGAAGGAAATCCAGGATATGCTGAAGAAgttcttctgcaaggaaaagccTCCAAAAGAAGACAGCCACCCAGACCTGCCTGGAACCGAAGCCGGCACAGAAGGTGGGACTGAAGGCAAGACCGTCCCTTCTCATGATTCTGCCACTTCGCTTTGA